One segment of Tenrec ecaudatus isolate mTenEca1 chromosome 1, mTenEca1.hap1, whole genome shotgun sequence DNA contains the following:
- the RNPC3 gene encoding RNA-binding region-containing protein 3 — MAAPEQPLPKLRGCHSPSLASPRGDRTLLVRHLPAELSAEEKEDLLKYFGAQSVRVLSDKGRLKHTAFATFPNEKAAIKALTRLHQLKLLGHTLIVEFAKEQDQVHSLSPSNTEKKKRSEESVDDDKEKKEHDCVTIENGIAPNHGLTFPLNSCLKYMYPPPSSTILANIVNALASVPKFYVQVLHLMNKMNLPTPFGPITARPPLYEDYMPLHAPLPPTSPQPPEDPPLPDEDEELSSKESEYESSDDEDRQRMNKLMELANLQPKRPKAIKQRHVRKRRKIKDMFSKPASVPHSNLHPVLLPSDVFDQPQPVGNKKIEFHISTGLPATSKKDLEMEHNYDLPDIEGSASNVGFGKIFPTPNMNITEETKEDSDDMPSEFISRKDLKKGKLSREEMETHSIFRSYEPGEPNCRIYVKNLAKHVQEKDLKYIFGRYVDFSSETERIMFDIRLMKEGRMKGQAFVGLPNEKAAAKALKEANGYVLLGKPMVVQFARSARPKQDSKERRRKC, encoded by the exons ATGGCGGCTCCCGAGCAGCCGCTGCCGAAGTTGAGAGGGTGCCATTCCCCCTCGCTGGCCTCGCCGCGGGGCGACCGGACGCTTCTGGTGCGGCACCTCCCCGCCGAGCTGAGCGCCGAGGAGAAGGAGGACTTGCTGAAGTACTTCGGGGCGCAGTCGGTCCGCGTCCTGTCAGACAAGGGGCGACTG AAACATACAGCTTTTGCTACTTTCCCTAATGAAAAAGCAGCTATAAAG GCACTGACAAGACTCCATCAACTGAAACTTTTAGGTCATACTTTAATTGTTGAATTTGCGAAAGAGCAAGATCAAGTTCACTCTCTATCTCCTTCAAAcacggaaaaaaagaaaag ATCTGAGGAGTCTGTAGATGatgataaagaaaagaaagagcatGATTGTGTAACAATAGAAAACGGAATTGCGCCAAACCATGG gctGACCTTTCCTTTAAATTCATGCCTCAAGTATATGTATCCACCACCTTCGAGCACAATCCTAGCAAACATAGTGAATGCATTAGCAAGTGTGCCTAAGTTCTATGTACAG GTTCTTCATCTTATGAATAAAATGAATTTGCCCACACCATTTGGACCAATTACTGCACGACCTCCATTG TATGAAGACTATATGCCATTACATGCACCTCTTCCACCTACATCTCCTCAGCCACCTGAGGACCCTCCGCTGCCAGATGAGGATGAGGAATTATCTAGTAAAGAATCAGAATATGAAAGCAGTGATGATGAGGACCGTCAGAG GATGAACAAATTAATGGAACTAGCAAATCTTCAGCCCAAAAGACCGAAAGCAATAAAGCAGCGCCATGTGAGGAAAAGGCGAAAAATAAAGGATATGTTCAGTAAACCTGCATCTGTTCCACACAG taaTTTGCATCCAGTGCTATTACCCTCAGATGTATTTGACCAACCACAACCTGTAGGTAATAAAAAAATTGAATTCCATATATCTACTGGCCTGCCAGCAACATCTAAGAAAGATTtagaaatggaacataattatg ATTTACCGGATATTGAGGGCAGTGCATCTAATGTAGGATTTGGGAAAATCTTTCCAACACCTAATATGAACATCACAGAGGAGACTAAAGAAGATTCTGATGATATGCCATCTGAATTTATTTCTAGAAAAGATTTGAAAAAGGGCAAACTTTCAAGAGAAG agatggaaacacattcGATTTTCAGAAGTTATGAACCTGGTGAACCCAACTGTAGAATTTATGTAAAGAATTTAGCTAAACATGTTCAGGAAAAG GACCTTAAATATATTTTTGGAAGATATGTTGACTTTTCATCAGAAACAGAACGCATAAT GTTTGATATccgcttaatgaaagaaggtcgCATGAAAGGACAAGCTTTCGTTGGACTTCCAAATGAAAAGGCAGCAGCAAAAGCATTGAAAGAAGCTAATGGATACGTTCTTCTTGGAAAACCAATGGTGGTT CAGTTTGCTCGATCTGCCAGACCAAAACAAGATtctaaagaaagaagaagaaaatgttaa